A genome region from Candidatus Effluviviaceae Genus I sp. includes the following:
- a CDS encoding CHAD domain-containing protein, with the protein MRSSGTPIARCLVAAALLVALALPPARAAGPCDRTLDDALRAILMARDDLRFRSDSADARDAFRLTAVDSLFARPLDTESYVRSLATEAAALGSLESRLTAAARELDIALEPVAAGAEADLGEAAAPWTQALDILLPALRSAAADVDSAFAGLSAGERRFLEENARVLLEEQEFAPDKPIEVKDREAREQEEKGAILLDIAARVSYRHLARAGRTVAGAVDAATPVVEGLAESLDRPPAPSGRRLPADIVTGDVWDVVETEFGTVVVGGPGPTTYHRACALVIDLGGDDTYAAPAGGARPGLPVAVVIDAGGDDDYACGAREGAFGAGFMGVGVLADLGGDDRYRAGSFSIGSGLFGVGVLLDRAGNDSYAGDTCVQGSGAFGIGLLIDEAGNDSYHGALFCQAFGFVKGFGLLYDGAGNDVYFAGGKYTDEIRYFDHFLSLSQGFGFGWRPDASGGIGVLADEGGNDVYVSDIFGQGSSYWFAVGGLVDFAGNDQYVSYQYAQGAATHLTVAALVDLAGNDNYVSKGVSQGCGHDLAIGILHDLAGNDNYVCHDLSQGAGNANGIGVLMDDAGNDSYTVRDPVNTQGYGNLRRDYGSVGIFIDGGGRDAYSGRGSDGAWWRASEYGIGVDTECVEDRP; encoded by the coding sequence ATGAGAAGCTCCGGAACCCCCATCGCGCGGTGTCTCGTGGCGGCCGCGCTCCTCGTCGCGCTTGCGCTTCCGCCCGCGCGCGCGGCCGGGCCGTGCGACAGAACGCTCGACGACGCCCTCCGCGCGATCCTCATGGCGCGGGACGACCTTCGGTTCCGCAGCGACTCCGCGGACGCGCGGGACGCGTTCCGGCTCACGGCCGTGGACTCGCTGTTCGCAAGGCCGCTCGACACGGAGAGCTACGTGAGGAGCCTGGCGACCGAGGCGGCCGCGCTTGGCTCGCTGGAGTCGCGGTTGACCGCGGCCGCGCGGGAGCTCGACATCGCGCTCGAGCCCGTCGCGGCGGGTGCGGAGGCGGACCTCGGCGAGGCGGCCGCGCCGTGGACGCAGGCGCTCGACATCCTCCTGCCCGCGCTTCGCAGCGCGGCGGCCGACGTGGACAGCGCGTTCGCCGGCCTCTCCGCCGGTGAACGGCGTTTCCTCGAGGAGAACGCGAGGGTCCTGCTCGAGGAGCAGGAGTTCGCGCCCGACAAGCCCATCGAGGTCAAGGACAGGGAGGCCAGAGAACAGGAGGAGAAGGGAGCGATCCTGCTCGACATCGCGGCGCGCGTCAGCTACAGGCATCTCGCCCGCGCGGGACGCACGGTGGCGGGCGCGGTGGACGCCGCCACTCCCGTCGTCGAGGGGCTCGCCGAGTCGCTCGACCGGCCGCCCGCGCCGAGCGGAAGGAGGCTGCCGGCCGACATCGTAACGGGCGATGTCTGGGACGTCGTGGAGACGGAGTTCGGCACCGTCGTTGTCGGCGGTCCCGGGCCGACGACCTACCACAGGGCGTGCGCGCTCGTCATCGACCTCGGCGGCGACGACACGTACGCCGCGCCCGCCGGCGGCGCGCGGCCGGGGCTCCCGGTGGCGGTGGTCATCGACGCCGGGGGCGACGACGACTATGCGTGCGGGGCGCGCGAGGGCGCGTTCGGCGCCGGCTTCATGGGCGTCGGCGTGCTCGCCGACCTCGGCGGCGACGACCGCTACAGGGCCGGCAGCTTCTCCATCGGCTCCGGTCTCTTCGGCGTCGGCGTGCTGCTCGATCGCGCAGGCAACGACTCGTACGCCGGCGACACCTGCGTCCAGGGCTCGGGCGCGTTCGGGATCGGCCTTCTCATCGACGAGGCCGGGAACGACTCCTACCACGGCGCGCTCTTCTGCCAGGCGTTCGGGTTCGTGAAGGGCTTCGGGCTCCTCTACGACGGCGCGGGCAACGACGTGTACTTCGCGGGCGGCAAGTACACCGACGAGATCCGCTACTTCGACCACTTCCTGAGCCTCTCGCAGGGGTTCGGGTTCGGGTGGCGACCGGACGCCTCGGGCGGGATCGGGGTCCTGGCGGACGAGGGCGGGAACGACGTGTACGTGTCGGACATCTTCGGGCAGGGGTCGAGCTACTGGTTCGCCGTCGGCGGGCTCGTGGACTTCGCGGGGAACGACCAGTACGTGTCGTACCAGTACGCGCAGGGCGCCGCCACGCATCTCACCGTGGCCGCGCTCGTGGACCTGGCGGGCAACGACAACTACGTCTCCAAGGGCGTCTCGCAGGGCTGCGGCCACGATCTTGCGATCGGCATCCTCCACGACCTCGCCGGCAACGACAACTACGTGTGTCACGACCTGTCGCAGGGCGCGGGCAACGCCAACGGCATCGGGGTGCTCATGGACGACGCCGGCAACGACTCGTACACCGTTCGGGACCCTGTGAACACGCAGGGCTACGGGAACTTGCGGCGCGACTACGGGAGCGTCGGGATCTTCATCGACGGCGGAGGTCGCGACGCTTACTCCGGCAGAGGAAGCGATGGCGCGTGGTGGAGGGCGAGCGAGTACGGCATCGGCGTGGACACCGAGTGCGTGGAGGACCGGCCATGA
- a CDS encoding HEAT repeat domain-containing protein codes for MKTARAFRALVVAALIAPPAAAPAQAETQPAPADTSGLADLTPAELLVRASSSALQYAALSAPASRLLVARHEESIPCLVSRLDTDDVRERIAVEDVLFRIGEPAVGPLVEALSHEARRTDTTRGARLAAGVLGRIGSASAVDALVAVHEHEDWKVRAAVAGALGGIGDPGSDRALVALLRDDVDIVRKSAAVSLAQVERKAPGTLDRVAADALLAALGDPFYGVRYGAAGALAAAGGRVAADLVALARAGAGQESRLAVRTLGDMRWRRALPALRALLRSPDWTMRAEAADAIGMIGPDGASRGSLGRLLREEPHPLVRALAAAAMGRAGR; via the coding sequence ATGAAGACAGCACGCGCCTTCAGGGCGCTCGTCGTCGCGGCGCTCATCGCGCCGCCGGCCGCCGCGCCTGCGCAGGCCGAGACGCAGCCCGCGCCGGCCGACACGAGCGGCCTTGCGGACCTCACGCCCGCGGAGCTCCTGGTGCGCGCATCGTCCAGCGCGCTTCAGTACGCCGCGCTCAGTGCGCCGGCGTCGCGGCTGCTCGTCGCGAGGCACGAGGAGTCCATCCCCTGCCTCGTCTCGAGGCTGGACACCGACGACGTGCGCGAGCGCATCGCCGTCGAGGACGTTCTCTTCCGCATCGGCGAGCCGGCCGTCGGGCCGCTCGTCGAGGCGCTGTCCCACGAGGCCCGGCGGACCGACACGACTCGCGGGGCGCGGCTCGCCGCCGGCGTGCTCGGGCGCATCGGGAGTGCGAGCGCGGTCGATGCCCTCGTCGCAGTCCACGAGCACGAAGACTGGAAGGTGCGGGCGGCCGTGGCTGGGGCGCTCGGCGGGATCGGCGATCCGGGGTCCGACCGCGCGCTCGTCGCGCTCCTCCGGGACGACGTCGACATCGTCAGGAAGAGCGCCGCGGTCTCCCTCGCGCAGGTCGAACGGAAGGCGCCGGGCACGCTCGACCGCGTCGCGGCCGACGCGCTGCTCGCGGCGCTGGGCGACCCGTTCTACGGCGTGAGATACGGAGCGGCCGGCGCGCTTGCGGCCGCCGGCGGCCGCGTGGCTGCCGATCTCGTCGCGCTCGCAAGAGCGGGAGCCGGTCAGGAGAGCCGCCTCGCGGTCAGGACGCTCGGAGACATGCGCTGGCGGCGGGCGCTGCCTGCGCTGCGCGCGCTCTTGCGCTCGCCGGACTGGACGATGAGGGCCGAGGCGGCGGACGCCATCGGCATGATCGGGCCGGACGGAGCGTCGCGCGGGAGCCTCGGGAGACTGCTGAGAGAAGAGCCGCACCCGCTCGTGAGGGCGCTCGCCGCGGCCGCTATGGGGCGCGCGGGCCGCTGA
- a CDS encoding xanthine dehydrogenase family protein produces the protein MADRFIADDAADGGPSVGRRVRRVDAEDKVTGAAAYVDDLRAAGMLHAAVVLPRVAHARLLALDASGALAVPGVAAVVTAEDIPGANQVGVIDADQPLLVKDTIRYTGDAVALVVADSPEAAREGAAAVALSCEELPAVFDAEEAMARGAPRVHDGGNVFLQYRVRKGNAERGFAGADVVVERTFRTFHQEHSYLETMGAIAVPDGRAAMTVYGSMQCPFYVQKAVATALGLPLAAVRVVQTVTGGGFGGKEDSPSEICACAAVAAWKVGRPVKLVYSREEDFYRSSKRHPMTVTFRLGATRDGAFTAARIRIVADAGAYSTLTPVVLFRSAAHATGPYEIPNVETDAYGVYTNGQTTGAFRGFGQPQTIFANESVVDEVAAALGMDPIEIRLLNGLDVGRRTATNQLLTESVGLRDTLRRARDVSGWDAKRAAGAVGTEGGRVRRGIGVASIYYGVSLGAKGLALDGSGALVNVYRDGSVRVAVGGTEMGQGLLTVLSQIAADALGIAVSSVRVDLADTSAVPDSGPSVASRTTLMTGNAVLDAVAKIRAAMGAAAAEILGVPSSAVAFAGGRVAGGDRSIAFGELADACWAKNVATAASGWYAAPVSTFDENGQGDAYAVYSYATHVAEVEVDTETGAVRLVRMTAAHDVGKVLNPTTLEGQVEGGVLQAAGMALFERMRTDRGRIVTPDFSTYIIPTAADAPEIASAFVEHPYSRGPFGAKGIGETPAMPGAAAIANAVANAVGIRFSELPITAELVTRALTERKNG, from the coding sequence GTGGCGGACCGGTTCATCGCGGACGACGCGGCGGACGGCGGTCCCTCGGTGGGCAGGCGAGTCCGCCGCGTGGACGCCGAGGACAAGGTCACGGGAGCGGCCGCGTACGTGGACGACCTCCGCGCCGCGGGCATGCTCCACGCCGCGGTGGTCCTCCCCCGCGTCGCGCACGCGAGGCTGCTCGCCCTCGACGCGAGCGGGGCGCTCGCGGTCCCCGGCGTCGCCGCCGTCGTGACGGCGGAGGACATCCCGGGGGCGAACCAGGTCGGCGTCATCGACGCCGACCAGCCGCTCCTCGTGAAGGACACGATCCGGTACACGGGGGACGCCGTCGCGCTCGTCGTCGCCGACTCGCCGGAGGCGGCACGCGAGGGCGCGGCGGCGGTCGCGCTCTCGTGCGAGGAGCTGCCGGCCGTCTTCGACGCCGAGGAGGCCATGGCGCGCGGGGCGCCGCGGGTGCACGACGGGGGCAACGTCTTCCTTCAGTACCGCGTGCGCAAGGGCAACGCGGAGCGCGGGTTCGCCGGGGCCGACGTCGTCGTCGAGAGGACGTTCCGCACGTTCCACCAGGAGCACTCCTACCTCGAGACGATGGGCGCGATCGCCGTGCCGGACGGCCGCGCGGCCATGACGGTCTACGGCTCAATGCAGTGCCCGTTCTACGTGCAGAAGGCCGTCGCGACCGCGCTCGGTCTTCCGCTCGCCGCCGTCCGCGTCGTGCAGACGGTGACCGGCGGCGGGTTCGGCGGCAAGGAGGACTCGCCGAGCGAGATCTGCGCGTGCGCGGCCGTCGCCGCCTGGAAGGTCGGCCGACCCGTGAAGCTTGTCTACTCGCGGGAGGAGGACTTCTACCGTTCGAGCAAGCGCCATCCGATGACCGTGACGTTCCGACTGGGCGCGACGCGGGACGGCGCCTTCACGGCCGCGAGGATCCGCATCGTCGCCGACGCCGGCGCGTACTCCACGCTCACGCCGGTCGTCCTCTTCCGCTCGGCCGCGCACGCGACGGGGCCCTACGAGATCCCGAACGTCGAGACCGACGCGTACGGCGTCTACACGAACGGCCAGACCACCGGCGCCTTCCGCGGGTTCGGCCAGCCCCAGACGATCTTCGCGAACGAGTCGGTCGTGGACGAGGTCGCCGCGGCGCTCGGCATGGACCCCATCGAGATCCGCCTGCTGAACGGCCTGGACGTCGGGAGACGCACGGCGACGAACCAGCTCCTCACGGAGAGCGTCGGGCTCCGCGACACGCTCAGACGCGCGCGCGACGTCTCGGGCTGGGACGCCAAGCGCGCGGCCGGCGCGGTCGGCACCGAGGGCGGGCGCGTCCGCCGCGGCATCGGCGTCGCCTCCATCTACTACGGCGTGAGCCTCGGCGCGAAGGGTCTCGCGCTCGACGGGTCGGGAGCGCTCGTGAACGTGTACCGCGACGGCTCCGTGAGGGTCGCGGTCGGCGGCACCGAGATGGGCCAGGGGCTCCTCACGGTGCTCTCGCAGATCGCGGCCGACGCGCTCGGCATCGCGGTGTCGTCGGTGCGCGTGGACCTCGCGGACACGAGCGCGGTCCCCGACAGCGGCCCGAGCGTCGCGTCGAGGACCACGCTCATGACGGGCAACGCCGTCCTCGACGCGGTCGCGAAGATCAGGGCGGCCATGGGCGCGGCGGCAGCGGAGATCCTCGGCGTTCCGTCCTCGGCCGTCGCGTTCGCGGGCGGGCGCGTCGCGGGAGGCGACCGTTCGATCGCGTTCGGCGAGCTCGCCGACGCCTGCTGGGCGAAGAACGTAGCCACGGCGGCATCGGGGTGGTACGCGGCGCCGGTCTCGACCTTCGACGAGAACGGGCAGGGCGACGCGTACGCGGTGTACTCGTACGCGACGCACGTGGCGGAGGTCGAGGTGGACACGGAGACGGGCGCGGTGCGCCTCGTGAGGATGACGGCGGCGCACGACGTCGGGAAGGTGCTCAACCCGACGACGCTCGAGGGCCAGGTCGAGGGCGGCGTGCTGCAGGCGGCCGGCATGGCGCTGTTCGAGAGGATGCGGACCGACCGCGGGCGCATCGTCACGCCCGACTTCTCGACCTACATCATCCCCACGGCGGCCGACGCGCCCGAGATCGCGTCGGCGTTCGTGGAGCACCCCTACTCGCGCGGCCCGTTCGGCGCGAAGGGCATCGGCGAGACGCCGGCGATGCCCGGCGCCGCGGCCATCGCGAACGCCGTCGCGAACGCCGTCGGCATCCGGTTCAGCGAGCTCCCCATCACGGCGGAGCTCGTCACGCGCGCGCTCACGGAAAGGAAGAACGGATGA
- a CDS encoding GNAT family N-acetyltransferase — MPAIEVRPLRPGQEGVWLGLNISRTAVAASLPDITRRLRCHGADERAFLLAFDGERCVGRLEGVFLTPRLYLLREVHAADDPGACDIQNALCGYLRPSFAKDGITVLTWDTETSRALNDALARSGFEVAKRKVFVERRLEGYRSPHSDPFAYRPLSLVGRRRFVRVMAEASEGDPFEDDADRDVEREFQDLVDHAGRSFDPSWWQIATLEDEAVGVVLPQTYPERPDEGTLFYVGVRPAFRGRGYGRVLHAAGLAFLSRHGVTKYMGSTDERNAPMIAVFRTNGCARTGTQLFLRARSD; from the coding sequence ATGCCGGCGATCGAGGTGCGCCCTCTGCGCCCGGGCCAGGAGGGAGTCTGGCTCGGCCTGAACATCTCGCGGACCGCGGTGGCCGCGAGCCTGCCGGACATCACGCGCCGCCTGAGGTGTCACGGCGCTGACGAGCGGGCATTCCTGTTGGCGTTCGACGGAGAGCGCTGCGTCGGCCGGCTCGAAGGCGTCTTCCTCACCCCGAGGCTATACCTCCTGCGCGAGGTGCACGCCGCAGACGATCCGGGAGCCTGCGACATCCAGAACGCGCTGTGCGGGTATCTCAGGCCGTCCTTCGCGAAGGACGGCATCACCGTGCTCACCTGGGACACCGAGACGAGCAGAGCGCTCAACGACGCCCTCGCCCGCTCGGGATTCGAGGTGGCGAAGAGGAAGGTGTTCGTGGAACGCCGCCTCGAGGGCTATCGGTCACCGCACAGCGATCCGTTCGCGTACCGCCCTCTATCGCTCGTCGGCCGCCGCAGGTTCGTCCGCGTCATGGCCGAGGCGTCGGAAGGCGACCCGTTCGAGGACGACGCCGACCGGGACGTCGAGCGCGAGTTCCAGGACCTGGTAGACCACGCGGGCCGCTCGTTCGACCCGTCGTGGTGGCAGATCGCGACCCTCGAAGACGAGGCGGTCGGCGTCGTTCTGCCGCAGACCTACCCGGAGCGGCCGGACGAGGGGACGCTGTTCTACGTCGGCGTGAGACCGGCGTTCAGGGGGCGCGGCTACGGCAGGGTCCTTCACGCCGCAGGGCTCGCGTTCCTCTCGCGCCACGGCGTGACGAAGTACATGGGCTCGACCGACGAGAGGAACGCGCCCATGATCGCCGTGTTCAGAACCAACGGCTGCGCGCGGACGGGCACGCAGCTCTTCCTCCGGGCGAGGAGTGACTAG